From the Oscillatoria salina IIICB1 genome, the window CGGCGATCGCGTCTAACTTTTTTTTCTTTAATTTTTCTAAAGCTGGCTTGACAATATCTCCTGTCTGTGCAGCGAAGCCAATTAAAAGTTGCGATTCCTGCTTTAACTTTCCTAATTGAGCGACAATATCCGCTACTGGTGCTAAAGGTAAACTGTCGGGAAGTTCTTTTTTCGGTAATTTAACAGTTGAATAATTAGCTGGTTTCACATCAGCAACCGCAGCCGACATAATCGTAACATCGGCAGCAGGAAAATTAGCTAACATTGCTTGTTGCATCTCTTCAGCCGTAACTATAGGAATGCGACGTAAATTAGTTACAGAAGCGAGTAAAGAAGTATCCATTGGTGCATGAACAAAAGTCACCGACGCACCTCGATAAATTGCCGCTTGGGCTAAAGCTAAACCCATTTTACCTGTAGAAGGATTGCCGAGAAAGCGCACGGGATCGAGATATTCTCTGGTTCCCCCAGCACTAATTAAAATCTGCTTACCAGCCAAATCGCGCTTACCTTGAGTGTAGAGAAGAGACTGTAAAGCCAGAAATATTTCTGCTGGTTCTGCCATTCTACCAGCACCGACGCGATCGCAAGCCAACAAACCACTTCCCGGACCGATAAAGTAATAGCGAGAATCTTGCTGTAATTGTTGCCAATTTCTTTGCACCGATAGTTGCTCCCACATCTGAGTATTCATTGCAGGTGCAAGCAAAATTGGACATCCAGAAGCCAAAACCGTATTAGTTAGTAAATTATCAGCCAAACCAGAAGCTAATTTCCCCATTGTATTTGCCGTCAAAGGAGCAATTAGCAAAATATCCGCCCATTCTCCTAAGTTTATATGTAGGGGACGTTGGTGAATTGGCTGCCAAAAATCTTCATCTGTATAGGCACGATGACGAGAAAGAGTGCTAACAGTTAAAGGAGTAATAAATTGCGTCGCCGCTTGGGTAAGAATTACGCGAACTTCTGCACCAGCCTTAAACAGATCCGAGATAATCGAACAAACCTTATAGGCGGCAATTCCGCCGCCTATAGCGATAACTATGCGCTTACCAGAGAGCATTTACGACTCATCATAAGCTTCAATATCGAGCAAATGACAATAAGCCTCTGCTAATTCTGGGCGTTGAAAGGCGATCGCGCGTAGCAAATGCCAATCATCCAAAGCTGCAAAAGGATTAGTATAATCATCCCGTTCCAAACGGGCAGCTAACTCAGCCACATCAGCAGCCGTATAAGCAGAAATATCCTGCTTGGACATAGTTAAACTAGCCATAACCGCACCTCCCTCTAGCCGACGTAATTCTAGACCCCTCTATATACTAACTCGATCGATCGCCAAAATTAGCCACCGCTCGGACAAAATTTTGCTGAATTTTTGACTCTGTTTGTAATCTGGTAATTGCTTTCTCGGGACACAAGGCTTTCCCTCCGTACTTTTTCGGGAATTTTCCTTTAATTCGCCGCCTAAATTAACAACAAATTTGACTTAAGAAAACTGTGAATTAAAGTTAATACTTCTGGGCGAATTTCGTGACCCATATCAAACTCGCGATAATCTAACGTTACATCTAACTCAGTCAATTGAGCTCGAATTTGATGGGCAGCGCTTAAAGGAACAACTTGGTCTTGGCGACCGTGTACGATTAAAATAGGTCGAGGAGTTACTGGCTTTTGTAGGGGACTGTGTAAATAACCGCTAAAACTACACATCGCCGCCAAAGGTAAACTCATTCCTACATCTAAAGTCATCGCCCCACCTTGAGAAAAACCTGCCAAAACTGTTTTCGACAAAGGTATCCCCGTAGAACTTGCTAAAGATTGTAACCAATCGGTTAATACTGCTCGGCTTTCACTTAAACCTGTAAAATTCCTATCTTCCAAGTTATACCATTGCCTGCCTTCCGGCACGAGATCGTGAGGAAAAGTAGCATTGGGGAAAACAAACTGATAATCGCAAAGATCGAGAAAAGGTACTAAAGAAGCCAAATCTTGGGAATTAGCACCCCAACCATGTAAAACCACAAATAAACCTTGGGGTTGGTTTCCCGACTTAGGGGGAAACGAAATTGCGTCTAGAGACTTCAAAATTACTCCTTAATCGGTGAATCAATGAGCCAGACTTTCCCAGCGATCGCCAGTTAAGATTATATGGCGATCGCTGTCGATCGTAATATAACCCCGACGTTGAAAATCACCTAGCAGTCTCGTCACCGTCA encodes:
- the coaBC gene encoding bifunctional phosphopantothenoylcysteine decarboxylase/phosphopantothenate--cysteine ligase CoaBC, with the translated sequence MLSGKRIVIAIGGGIAAYKVCSIISDLFKAGAEVRVILTQAATQFITPLTVSTLSRHRAYTDEDFWQPIHQRPLHINLGEWADILLIAPLTANTMGKLASGLADNLLTNTVLASGCPILLAPAMNTQMWEQLSVQRNWQQLQQDSRYYFIGPGSGLLACDRVGAGRMAEPAEIFLALQSLLYTQGKRDLAGKQILISAGGTREYLDPVRFLGNPSTGKMGLALAQAAIYRGASVTFVHAPMDTSLLASVTNLRRIPIVTAEEMQQAMLANFPAADVTIMSAAVADVKPANYSTVKLPKKELPDSLPLAPVADIVAQLGKLKQESQLLIGFAAQTGDIVKPALEKLKKKKLDAIAANPVDRVNAGFASDTNQAILIDRHGRQQQIEPCSKLQLAHYLFDFIREIATYS
- the isiD gene encoding protein IsiD, producing MASLTMSKQDISAYTAADVAELAARLERDDYTNPFAALDDWHLLRAIAFQRPELAEAYCHLLDIEAYDES
- a CDS encoding alpha/beta hydrolase — encoded protein: MKSLDAISFPPKSGNQPQGLFVVLHGWGANSQDLASLVPFLDLCDYQFVFPNATFPHDLVPEGRQWYNLEDRNFTGLSESRAVLTDWLQSLASSTGIPLSKTVLAGFSQGGAMTLDVGMSLPLAAMCSFSGYLHSPLQKPVTPRPILIVHGRQDQVVPLSAAHQIRAQLTELDVTLDYREFDMGHEIRPEVLTLIHSFLKSNLLLI